In Fusobacterium canifelinum, a genomic segment contains:
- a CDS encoding DUF3601 domain-containing protein: MSKIILILPFVLLFIGVFTVIYIMYMTIFEKRRKKMKNKEMNKLRETLSPYEFESTQKNAVNKRFSFMEYLYSGDYIKVIKDFKDYYGFTHQAGEKFYFACVYFLPYEDGYTLYISKDKINIKAIYLQDRPETQREICYNLKKYFEIIEQGRFKR; encoded by the coding sequence ATGTCTAAAATTATATTAATACTTCCATTTGTACTTTTATTTATTGGAGTTTTTACTGTTATTTATATTATGTATATGACTATATTTGAAAAAAGAAGGAAAAAAATGAAAAATAAAGAAATGAATAAATTAAGAGAAACTCTATCTCCTTATGAGTTTGAAAGCACTCAAAAAAATGCTGTTAATAAAAGGTTTAGCTTTATGGAATATTTATATTCAGGAGATTATATAAAAGTTATAAAAGATTTTAAAGATTATTATGGTTTTACTCACCAAGCAGGTGAAAAATTTTATTTTGCCTGTGTATATTTTTTACCTTATGAAGATGGCTACACTCTATATATTTCAAAAGATAAAATTAATATTAAGGCTATTTATCTTCAAGACAGACCAGAAACTCAAAGGGAAATTTGTTATAACTTAAAAAAATATTTTGAGATTATAGAACAAGGGAGATTTAAAAGATAG
- a CDS encoding DUF3601 domain-containing protein, translating to MYSYLYNNKFLLWTTIIFMFIGMITVTIILYLFFLSIVKRKKEKGKLSEKHSPYDFESSQQNVINKSFNFQKYLYSGDYVKVIKAFKDYNGFTHPIGEKWYFACQYFLESEYGDVLYISTDKINIDTIYLEDREDNLYAHPEEYFKILEQGRFKRDVF from the coding sequence ATGTATTCTTATTTATATAATAATAAATTCTTATTGTGGACTACTATAATATTTATGTTTATTGGAATGATTACTGTTACTATTATTCTATACCTATTTTTTTTATCAATTGTTAAAAGAAAAAAAGAAAAGGGGAAACTTTCAGAGAAACATTCTCCTTATGACTTTGAAAGTAGTCAACAAAATGTCATTAATAAAAGTTTTAACTTTCAAAAATATCTTTATTCGGGTGATTATGTAAAAGTTATAAAAGCTTTTAAGGATTATAATGGTTTTACTCATCCAATAGGGGAAAAGTGGTATTTTGCTTGTCAGTATTTTTTGGAGTCTGAATATGGAGATGTCCTTTATATCTCAACTGATAAAATTAATATAGATACTATCTATCTTGAAGATAGAGAAGATAATCTTTATGCACATCCAGAAGAATATTTTAAAATTTTAGAACAAGGAAGATTTAAAAGGGACGTGTTTTAG